A portion of the Desulfatiglans anilini DSM 4660 genome contains these proteins:
- a CDS encoding DUF2958 domain-containing protein, with the protein MWNTPTEEDLAKIPRLYKTEHIPLREKLIQLHFFFGDSDWYIVEYDGGDIFWGFAILGGDLMNAEWGYIPFSELKSLNIGGFLVDRDLYWEVQPAGQVYKIRQAWCHSHWEDSLPNSALACGGEIGSEKA; encoded by the coding sequence ATGTGGAACACCCCAACGGAAGAGGACCTAGCTAAAATCCCCCGACTCTACAAGACTGAGCACATTCCCCTTCGGGAAAAGCTGATCCAGCTCCATTTCTTCTTTGGCGACTCAGATTGGTATATCGTCGAGTATGACGGCGGGGATATTTTCTGGGGCTTTGCCATTCTTGGCGGAGACCTGATGAACGCCGAATGGGGCTATATCCCCTTCAGTGAATTGAAGAGCCTGAATATCGGCGGGTTCCTGGTGGATCGGGATCTGTATTGGGAGGTCCAGCCAGCCGGCCAGGTGTACAAAATCCGGCAGGCCTGGTGCCACAGTCATTGGGAGGACAGTCTTCCAAACAGTGCACTCGCTTGTGGAGGGGAAATCGGAAGCGAAAAAGCGTAA